In Ictalurus punctatus breed USDA103 chromosome 18, Coco_2.0, whole genome shotgun sequence, the genomic stretch cggcatcttctgcatatttgacccctttccaataGCGGCTATATGGTGTTGAGacccatcttttcacactgaggacaactgagggaatcgtacacaactattacaaaaggagcaaacattcactgatgctcaagaaggcaacacgatacattaaaagccaggggggtgtaaacttttgaacaggatgattggtgtaaattgtgattattttgtttaatgattttttccccatttagtactgcccttcagaagctacacaAGATATTAACCATACATATTTCCCAGCAGACAAAACAGCAATTTACACTGAACATCTTGTTCAAAGGTTTATGCCTcctgtgttgccttcttgagcatcagtgaatgtttacacCGTTTGTAATAGTCCTGTACGAGTCCCACAAATTGGCCTACATTTGAAAAGAtactcaaaatcatatagccaGTGCTGGAAAGGagaaaatatacagaagattctggaaaagcaaagaatgtggaggacctggaggatttttaaCTGCTCAAGAAacacaagggactcatgaacaactctctcacaacataaaaacagttgATCATCCACGTAACAccacacggtattaagaatcaagcgcgTGTGCAATTTTTGGATccctctttattattattttgcagattctgcaaggtatATTTAAACTTATGTCCCCAAATTGtacacaacaataatattataagAGTAAAGGTTTCTACTTAATGAAGGTTagtgggagtgtgtgtacacaactAGTCATATCGTGTTTAATGCAAATCACATTCATACAGTTGATAACGGCTCTAGCGATATGATATACGAGTTGCATGAAGTGTAAACAGCTGCAGGTATGTGCCATGACTTACATAGTAAGTAAGCGTATGTGTGTATGGAATAATATAATGTTTCGATAACTGCTGCCAGCTTTTTGCacatgtttcttttctcttttttatgcACTAGCTTCTCATGCAGTCTATTTAGTTATGTTGCTAATTTGCCAGCTAATATTCCCTTGTCTCATATTAAACTAACTTCACTGTTAAACAATAGCTGTAGCTAACTGTAACAAGCAAGTTAACTCATAACATagaagctaaaaataaataaatgaacaaaaatgagaggcggttgcttttttttttttaaactgtcttgttGTCCATATGTATAACAAAAAATCCTAAATCTTAACCTTAATATAATCTTAATCAGCACTTAAAATAGTGCTGTCTGGCTAGTTAGAGAATACCAACCCATACACAGCGATAACTATTTaggagttattttattttttttgctttaactaTCTAGTTATGTTTAAACCGGTTAAGTTGTTTTTGTCAGAGGATTCGTTTGCAGTTTTGTTAAGAAAATGGCACAATGAGTTAAAGAAAGCGACTACCTGACTCCTTTCGTCCTCCGGTTATTGTTCCAGGCCGAATCCCCGGAGTAAAGTTTCCGATTTCTCCGCACAAAGGCGAACAACAACGCGGATAAAAGTTGCAGCTTGGACCGCAGCTAATCAACTAGCTGACTAACCTTTTCGCGCTACATGCAACCAACAGCAAATAAACTCCGAATGAACACATCTGCTACGTGGGCTAGGGTCATATCGATAAATATAAAGGTATTGTATGGCTATTTCGAATGCTGCTGCAATTGAATTATTTGGTAGAGTAGAGAAAGATTGTTATTGGCAGAAGTTTGCCCTCAGAAGCGCTCTACAGGCGAAAAGGAGAACTGCAAAACGTTAAATGTAAGGTACAATCTCCTGTaggagttcacaaacttttgcagCCATAGACTTCTTTCAGtctctaaatttttttttatgaatacaaTCCAAGAATTCAATTTTAAgcacttaaagtgcacctattatggtttttcaaatattacctttcatgtggtgtgttatatagctgtttgtgaacacaaaataaagtttcaaaaaaatcaaagcgcacaagttattgactcctaaaagaaggaacCAATTCTGAACAACTCGACAGAAACGAGTCGTTaataattccagacttacttcctgtactaacttacataggtttgtaacaaaaaaaaagccccttctctggtcttcattggctgcctGCTGagagcggtagaccaatcacaacagactgggacatctggccaatcagagcagagtatgctctctgaaaggaggagtttagaatgaatcctttagaacggatcatttaacgagtcctTTTTGACAcgaaaaaaaggtaatgctgcagttcaaattatgagcacattaaagtgttttttgaccttggatgcatgtaaactaaaagaatagaaaaaatacaataataattgtGGCATGTGCAAAAGTTCGGACACCCTTCCAGttaaagtccatccatccatctattttctgtagtgcttatcctacacagggtcgtgggggagcctggagcctttcccaagGAAAtcggggcacaaagcaggggaaACCCTAGATGGGGTgcaaacccatcgcagggcacaatcgcacatgctcacacacccattcacacactacggacaatttagaaatgccaatcagcctacaacgcatgtctttggactgagggaggaaacccccaaagcacagggagaacatgcaaactcaattCAAACTCCCAACCATGGAGacgcgaggcaaacatgctaactatTAAGCCACCATCCCAGTTAATGTCTCAAAATTTAATTCACTTGTTAAGACCTTAATTAACTCACTAGGCAGATCAAGAATTGTGACTATTCATAGCAATTCCAAAGCATAATAAATTATCTGACTCTTCAAACATTCTGTTAATACTCAACAATCGTGGGCTCTTCTAAGCATTTGAATAAGCATCTGAAAATGAATCTATTCTGTATTACCTAGTGACAAATCCATTCTATTCTTGTTTCCCATAAGTAATGGCAGATACCAGGACTTTTGAGGATGTGAGGAATACAGTTCTTTCAGCCCATAAAAATACAGGGTCCGAGGAGAAGGTTACGTTCTATAACACTTGGGCTGAAAGCTATGAACAGGTAACCAATACAAAAGCAGACACTTTTAGATGCTTATTGTTATGGCTGCTCTCACCACTGAACCCAATCCAACATGTAATGaatgtgtttgaaattgtttttgaAGGATACTGCAATATTGGACTACCGTGCTCCTTTTTTAGCTGCAGAATGCATTGCTTCACACTTCaccagtgagaaagagagagctaTTATTCTGGATGTGGCATGTGGGACAGGGCTGGTCTCCAGACATGTAAGAGAAcaattttcatgttttaatattattttcatgttatttCTATCTTCTTTTGATTCACATGATTTACTTGTTAGGGCCTCTAAGATAGTGTGAATGATTGTCTTTCTGCAGCTGAAGAAAATGGGGTTTCGTCACTTTGTGGGAGTGGATGGAAGCGAGAAAATGTTGAATCTGGCCACAAAAACAGGCCTTTATCAGGAGCTTAAGCAGTGCATGCTGTGTCAGGATCCCTTGCCTGTTCAAGATGGTAATAAACTTTTCGTATCCAATCCTAACTGATAATGAAAATGTGAGAGACCCCAGATTTcacagatttttgttgttgttgttgactcctaaaagaaggaacCAATTCTGAACAACTCGACAGAAACGAGTCGTTaataattccagacttacttcctgtactaacttacataggtttgtaacaaaaaaagcaaaaaaattaacATGGATTGTTAATCAGACCACCCACACTACAGCAATTTCCCATAATAAAATGCTTTCAAATGCTCAGGAATCAGGTGTTCCATCCAATAATACTGACAGACTGAACCTGTGATCTTCAGAATttctaatgaataaatgtgactTCACATCAAAACAAACATGGTGGATGACACCTTCACACAAAACAGTCATCATCCCCCTTAAACTACATGACATTGTGTCAGAAATACTGAATGTGATTTACACATTCCACACCATAGGCTAACATAACATATGTAATGAaaatacagtgccttgcataattattcacccccttgtacttttatacattttgtagtctttcaacctggaactgaaaggCACTTAATTGGGGATTTTaagtcatgaatctacacaaaatagcccatagTATTGAAGTGGGAGGACAAATCAATAtagttttcaaaattatttacaaataaaaaaagaacataaaagTTTTGATTGCACCTCTGTTGCGGTGAAAGCCTTAAATTAGTTCTGGTGAAACCAGGTGCCATCAGATAATTACACCTAATTAGTTGAAGTCCACCTGGGTCATGTGATTTTAATAGAAATACACCTGTTCTTGGCCCCAGAGTTTGTTCGAGAACATACCGAATATGGAACAATCATGACTTTGCCTAGAGGAGGCCATTCAGAACAAATTAGTGACTGGGTAAAGAGGAGTTCAGGCAGTGATTGATTCTGGGGAAATTCTGGGGAAATTCTggggaaataaaatctgatacAAATGATATAACTGGAGATTTAATTTACTACATAACTTTTTAGAGTACTAAAGATGAAAGTGTAATTTAATTAGATTACACGTGGATCCTTTGTGCACGACTGCTGATCTTTCATATACGTctatataataaaaatcttgtatagtttcaataaaatacaaaataaaacgaGGAGCAAAAAGACTACTTGGCTCATAAAGTCATTCTGAGACCAATCCATTATTAGTCTCAGATGTATAAACAATATTTTCTCAGCGGTAATGCTGGCTATTATGCACTTCATGGTCACACTTAGTAATCCTTGATTCACTGCTatcaaaaatgtaattaaagaaTTCATTAAAAGTAATAAATCAGATCACACGTTCTCTGAGATGTAGTCTACTCTCACTATAAGTATTTGCAGTACTTGCAGTCCATTTCTATACAGCACTGTACAGGATTAGTGTATGTTTTTCTAAGATCACTCTTTTTATCATTTCAGAGTCATATGATGTTGTAGTCATTGTGGGAGCTCTGAGTATTGGGCAGGTACCAGTGACAATCATCAAGGAGCTCTGGCAAGCCACCAAGCCAGGTACATATCCTCATCAATACCTAacgcatgcacatacacatgaaGTCCATTATATGTTCTCATTTTCAGACATGTCATGTAATGTGTGCATATGAGATGTGAAATCtggctgtttctttttaaactaCATTGCTTTTTTGCTACAGGTGGCTATGTGTGCATGACTACAAGAGGGAATGCTGATAATCTCGAGTACAAAGCAGAGCTGGAAGGTGTGATTCGAGCaatgaaggaagaaaagaaatggaGTCGTGTAGCTGTCACTGTAGTGGACAAGTGGGAGAAAGCGGTGTCTGAACATGAGTTTGGGTACATACCTGGAGTCGTTTATCTCTATCAGAAAGCTCATTAAATACGGACGTGGTTGTGCTAGAATAGCTGGGAGCTGGGAAACATATTATACATAAAGATATACAATACATATGCATGGCCTTTAAATAGTAGCAGTAGCCTAATagtgattttatgtgtaatattTCAGCAAGTGAATAGGACAAAAACAATGGCCAATGAAAACAGTTAAAGAGAGATCGTATTTATGATTAAAATCTCAATATAAAAAATACTATTGTTACAGTGATTCTAAAATTAGCACTCATATTTAGATACAAagctgaacaattttttttgttgttgtctccACAGTATAGTCTTGCTGTTAAATAATGCGTTTATCCACAGTTACTAATCACTGAATTGGGACTCAAAATAATGATTGATTAATATCATTAAAACCAAAATCAtattatggaaataaataataaactgtattATACCATAATACTGTTGACTTCTTTATTCTGACTAGTCATAGggcatttattttattgcactGTTTCAAACATGTTATTAATTCTATAGAAACGTTTCATTTCCAGAATCTTGTATGGTGTACTTAATCGAGGTAAAGTTGTTCCTTAAAATTTtccaacacaggaaagtcttcaagacaaagagctttctggtttctcagcaacatgaaaagcattttttgtcctattaacctcaacacagagagaaaacagagtATGGTGAGGGAATTACTTTTATAGCTGCTACTGtgtaatgtaagtgaaaacaggaactaacttgtttcatgcactatccacaacaataaatgtaactataaactgatattATAAAAGCGATAATCATATgactttaattttaaaaaagcaaagttaaaaaagtacaaatgtttgtTATTAAGCTTTTGTAGTCTGGTTCTAAAGAGCCCACATGAAATgcttaaaaacttttttttaaatagatctATATTATGGATAGGAAACATAGTTtgatttttaaatagatttacatttatggcattttggcagacacccttatccagagcaacttacatttatctcatttttatacaactgagcagttgagggttaagggccttgctcaagggcccagcagtggcagcttggtgggatttgaactcatgaccttccgatcagtagtccaatgtcttaaccactgaactaccACTGCCCTGAATGACTGTATTAATgcttacttatttttttttttttttttttttttttttaaaattaaaaatgccaACAATAACAAACTTTTCTGATCACACTAAAAAACATTATggaaagatgttttttttaatgattgttggaaataataatatgtttttaaagaaacaagAGATCCTATCGTAAAACTGTAAAACTTTacataacttaaaaaaaatgcataacatttacatttaaggcatttggcagacagccttatccagagtgacttatagaagtgctttgaagtcgctatcaataaatacatcctgatacagGTTTACTTGGTCATGGACTAAGAAACTATGGTCAGTCTAAAAAATTCTGTTGGGGAGGTAATATggtgagaaaaacacacagacaacacaagatttaattatgtatttaaaataaagtgctaatttaagtataCTGcatgaagaggtaggtctttagtcaTTGTTTGAAGACTGCCAGGGACTCAATTGTTTGGACATATAGGGGAAGTTCATTTCACCACCTAGGTGTCAGAACAGGGAAGAGTCTTGGTaaatgccttccttgtaccctgagagatggtgggactAGTCGAGCAGTGCTAGAGGATCATAGGGAACGTGGTGCAGTGCGGGGTGTAATAAGTATTTTAAGGTAGGAGGGTgatggtccatttttggctttgtaggcaaatatcagtgttttaaatctgatgtgaGCAGCTACAGGGAGCCAGTCGAGTGAGAGTAGCAATgggggtggtgtgggagaacttaggaaggttgTAAAAAAGTTgtacagctgcattctggaACATTTGCAGAGGTTGAATGGCGGACAGAAGCAGACCTGCCAGGAGcaagttgcagtagtccaatcTCAAAATGACAAGGAACTGAtaaagcacctgagtggcctgtgtggatagaaatgaacaaatcctgctgatgttgtaaaggagaaattgaCATGAGCAATGCCCAAAGGTGAGATCTGAGATTCTGACATGGGGATGAATCACCTGGGAGGAACAGCAGTTCAGTTCAGCTGGGATTATGTTTCAGATGATGAGTTGCCATCCATGAGGTgatgtctgccagacatgctgagatccGAGCAGAAACATGATTGTCTGAGGTAGGAAAGAagaggatgagttgagtgtcatctGCTTAGCAATGGTATGAAGTGGAAAGCATAAAAATGTCTTGTAATCAAATCAAGGCACCATAAATCCAAATCAAAACTAATTGCTTTGAGATCATATCCATTCTACCTGTATCTATTCATCAGTATTAACAAATCTTAATATCAGTCTGTTCATATTAGAAGATGGATTTCTACTTATCTCATCACTAGATGGCAGCCTTACTATACAATTAGTTCCAGTTTCTAACAAGTGCCTTTATTTGTGCTCAGGTTTATTTGAGCAACAGTATATTGTTCactaaagaaaaacaatccCATGTTACATCTGCTCTATTTTTTTCTATGTAGATCTAAAGTTGGAATAGATTAATTATACTAGGATGAATATTTGAAgcttattttcctacaacaggaTGAGATAATATGTTGAGAAGCCAAACAAAGCCATTCTCTATACTTCATTAGTTAGTCCTTGTTTTCacttgaaaatgtcaaaaacatCTTCCTAATGAATGACATATGTCATAAAAGTAGCCCAGCCTTTGATATCTGGTAAATCTTCATATTTTAAAAGTTCACATTCATCTTAAGTTTTAATAGTACAGCACCCTAGAACAGCTTAGGCAACAGCACAGAGAAGCAGTAATGCAATGAAATAATATAATTCCAAAGATActgaaatacaaaacaaatagcAAGTGCAATCAGTTTGAAGTTTATTTGGACATGACGAACAAGCTAATATCATCATACATCAATGTGACTCACAGCAAATGCTCTGTGCATTTTGGAATGTACACTATTACAGAACACTTCAGTGCATGCAGTGAAACTATTTGAATCTCCTTTGAATGCTCTGAGACCTCATGATATGTAAACGACTTCCGTGATACGACTTTCTGTTAAACCAGTTTGGCCTGGAACTCTCTTTCACTCCAGAGGCCCATAATAAAAAGGCAATGCAGAAGGGCGGAAACAAAGGGGGATTTTTTTCCAAACCAAATGTTAACCTCGTACACACCTGCTGGACACGGTTTTGTTAGAATTGGAATTACGATATGAAAAAAGCAACAATTTGTGCTTCTAGAAGTTTATTCAAAAGGATGTTGTCTAGATCTAAAATATGTCTATATTTGtgtataaagtaaaaaaaaaattacaaagtttttttgagtaaataaatctcataaatgtaaatattgaaaataaatgaaaatatatgttTTCATTCAAGAAGCATATCAAAATCACTGGAGAGGTCATTGAAGgctgttgatgatgatgatgatgatccaaATGATTAAATTCtgtaaaatgaaactttttccattaaatgtaaatctcaTAATGCATTTTACAACCTTTATAACCATTCTTTCAAATAGCCCATTGAACTATTACATAAAAACCATTCATCTTTGTGCGCCAAATCATGTTTGTACCATTAGCTATTGATCTGAATCACTAAAGCTGGCATTATCCAAGTAAAAACTGGTGTAGAAGATTGTTAGAACAATTAAATTGGTTTATAATTATTAAATGTGCGGTAGATCTTTCCAGGGATCATAGAGGCTAAAGTTGCACAATATGTCATTAGTTAGTTACTAATATTACAATACTTTTCAATGAGAGCTGAGGACTTCCCGCGACATGAGCGATGGCGAACACTGGCAACTAGATATGGGCGTGCACAGCGACAttgaaagttgagaaaagtttaactttatgcaaatttggtgcagtgactaccaatgggagtgaagacagtagagtgcACGTGATCACTACCATTGTGCCAGTAGCCAATTAacttagcttagcttaggatCCTagtgagttaaaaaaaaataaaaaaaataaataaatatatatatatatatatatatatatatatatatatatatatatatatatatatatatatatatatatataataaaatagataataatgaaacacaattggcaccctgtccagggtataccccgccttgtgcccgatgctccctgggataggctcaaggttcccctgaaaaggataagtggtatagcaaatggatggatggatgaataatgaAACACACTTGCATTTTGTTGCAATCaagcaaaatcccagtgtagctcATATCTTGGGTGAAGAGTCCAGCTTGTTGCTGCTTCGGCACCCGGGAATGAGGAGCACCAAGCTG encodes the following:
- the mettl27 gene encoding methyltransferase-like protein 27 isoform X1, translating into MCHDLHIMADTRTFEDVRNTVLSAHKNTGSEEKVTFYNTWAESYEQDTAILDYRAPFLAAECIASHFTSEKERAIILDVACGTGLVSRHLKKMGFRHFVGVDGSEKMLNLATKTGLYQELKQCMLCQDPLPVQDESYDVVVIVGALSIGQVPVTIIKELWQATKPGGYVCMTTRGNADNLEYKAELEGVIRAMKEEKKWSRVAVTVVDKWEKAVSEHEFGYIPGVVYLYQKAH
- the mettl27 gene encoding methyltransferase-like protein 27 isoform X2 → MADTRTFEDVRNTVLSAHKNTGSEEKVTFYNTWAESYEQDTAILDYRAPFLAAECIASHFTSEKERAIILDVACGTGLVSRHLKKMGFRHFVGVDGSEKMLNLATKTGLYQELKQCMLCQDPLPVQDESYDVVVIVGALSIGQVPVTIIKELWQATKPGGYVCMTTRGNADNLEYKAELEGVIRAMKEEKKWSRVAVTVVDKWEKAVSEHEFGYIPGVVYLYQKAH